The following are encoded together in the Apodemus sylvaticus chromosome 11, mApoSyl1.1, whole genome shotgun sequence genome:
- the Slc10a4 gene encoding sodium/bile acid cotransporter 4, whose translation MDDLDNTTLLLAPSSLLPDNLTLSPNTSSASASTFSPLAVTSSPGPGLSLAPSPSIGFSPESTPTPEPTSSSLAGGVAGQGSSAFPRPWIPHEPPFWDTPLNHGLNVFVGAALCITMLGLGCTVDVNHFGAHVRRPVGALLAALCQFGFLPLLAFLLALAFKLDEVAAVAVLLCGCCPGGNLSNLMSLLVDGDMNLSIIMTISSTLLALVLMPLCLWIYSRAWINTPLVQLLPLGAVTLTLCSTLIPIGLGVFIRYKYNRVADYIVKVSLWSLLVTLVVLFIMTGTMLGPELLASIPATVYVVAIFMPLAGYASGYGLATVFHLPPNCKRTVCLETGSQNVQLCTAILKLAFPPRFIGSMYMFPLLYALFQSAEAGVFVLIYKMYGSEILHKRDALDEDEDTDISYKKLKEEEMADTSYGTVGTDDLVMIETTQTSL comes from the exons ATGGACGACCTGGACAACACCACCCTGCTCCTTGCCCCGTCCTCTCTGCTGCCTGACAACCTCACCCTGTCGCCCAACACCAGCAGCGCGAGCGCCAGCACCTTCTCGCCTCTCGCTGTCACCTCCAGTCCCGGTCCTGGGCTCAGCCTTGCTCCGAGTCCGAGCATCGGCTTCAGCCCCGAGTCGACCCCGACTCCAGAGCCCACGAGCAGCAGCCTCGCGGGCGGTGTGGCAGGCCAGGGTTCCTCCGCCTTCCCCCGGCCCTGGATCCCCCACGAGCCCCCGTTCTGGGACACGCCGCTCAACCACGGGCTGAACGTGTTTGTGGGCGCTGCCTTGTGCATCACCATGCTGGGCCTGGGCTGTACCGTGGACGTGAACCACTTTGGGGCGCACGTCCGTCGGCCCGTGGGCGCTCTGCTGGCTGCGCTCTGCCAGTTCGGCTTCTTGCCACTGTTAGCTTTCTTGCTGGCCCTCGCCTTCAAGCTGGATGAGGTGGCCGCGGTGGCCGTCCTCCTATGTGGCTGCTGTCCCGGTGGAAACCTCTCCAATCTCATGTCCTTGCTGGTGGACGGCGACATGAACCTCAG CATCATCATGACCATTTCCTCCACGCTCCTAGCCCTGGTGTTGATGCCCCTCTGTCTCTGGATCTACAGCCGGGCTTGGATCAATACCCCTCTGGTGCAATTACTCCCCCTAGGGGCAGTCACCCTGACTCTCTGCAGCACTCTCATCCCAATTGGGCTGGGTGTCTTCATTCGATACAAATACAACCGGGTGGCTGACTACATCGTGAAG GTTTCCCTGTGGTCTCTGCTTGTGACTCTGGTGGTTCTTTTTATAATGACTGGCACCATGCTGGGACCCGAACTGCTGGCAAGCATTCCTGCAACGGTTTATGTGGTCGCCATTTTTATGCCTCTGGCAGGCTACGCCTCGGGCTACGGCTTAGCTACTGTCTTCCATCTTCCGCCCAACTGCAAGAGGACTGTGTGTCTGGAAACAGGAAGTCAGAACGTGCAGCTCTGTACGGCGATTCTCAAGCTGGCCTTCCCGCCACGGTTCATAGGCAGTATGTACATGTTTCCTTTGCTTTATGCCCTTTTCCAGTCTGCGGAGGCAGGGGTTTTCGTTTTAATATACAAAATGTACGGCAGTGAGATACTGCACAAGCGAGATGCCCTTGATGAGGATGAAGACACAGATATTTCTTATAAGAAACTGAAAGAAGAGGAAATGGCGGATACCTCCTATGGCACCGTGGGGACAGATGACTTAGTGATGATAGAAACCACCCAGACCTCCCTCTGA